The Candidatus Rokuibacteriota bacterium genome includes a region encoding these proteins:
- a CDS encoding polysaccharide deacetylase family protein produces the protein MLPTHGRYEYSNITRRPDYSWPGGHRLAVYVALNIEAFGFGIGKGAAIAPPDQAQSHSVYSWRDYGNRVGIWRLFELLDTLGIPAEAQMNTAIYEMAPDIPERLRARGDEILGHGVTNSEEQGHLGEDQERALIEGVTATIARHEGARPIGWMSPWLSNSAATMDLLQEAGYRYVMDWTMDDQPIWIRTRKGRILAMPYPIEVNDTRGIVWYRYTADEFADMIVDQFDEMLGQSARQPLVCPVSLHPFVIGRPYRIRRLRRALQHILEHRDQVWLTRPRDICAHIESLPAGTVPGSR, from the coding sequence ATGCTGCCGACGCACGGGCGCTACGAGTACTCGAACATCACGAGGCGGCCTGACTATTCCTGGCCCGGCGGACACCGGCTGGCCGTCTACGTCGCGCTGAACATCGAGGCCTTCGGCTTCGGGATCGGCAAGGGCGCGGCCATCGCCCCTCCGGACCAAGCGCAGAGCCACAGCGTCTACAGCTGGCGGGACTACGGCAACCGCGTGGGCATCTGGCGTCTGTTCGAGCTGCTCGACACGCTCGGGATCCCGGCCGAGGCCCAGATGAACACTGCGATCTACGAGATGGCGCCGGACATCCCCGAGCGGCTGCGGGCGCGGGGCGACGAGATCCTCGGTCACGGCGTGACCAACTCCGAGGAACAGGGGCATCTCGGCGAGGATCAGGAGCGCGCGTTGATCGAGGGGGTCACGGCCACGATCGCGCGGCACGAAGGGGCCCGGCCCATCGGCTGGATGAGCCCCTGGCTCTCGAACAGCGCGGCCACGATGGACCTGTTGCAGGAGGCCGGCTACCGCTACGTGATGGACTGGACGATGGACGATCAGCCCATCTGGATCCGCACGCGTAAGGGCCGGATCCTCGCCATGCCGTATCCGATCGAGGTGAACGACACGCGCGGGATCGTCTGGTACCGCTACACCGCGGACGAGTTCGCCGACATGATCGTCGACCAGTTCGACGAGATGCTGGGACAGTCGGCGCGCCAGCCGCTCGTCTGCCCGGTCTCGCTCCACCCGTTCGTCATCGGTCGCCCGTATCGCATCCGCCGGCTGCGCCGGGCCCTGCAGCACATCCTCGAGCACCGGGATCAGGTCTGGCTGACGCGCCCACGCGACATCTGTGCGCACATCGAGTCGCTGCCGGCCGGCACGGTCCCCGGCAGCCGCTGA